From one Streptomyces sp. NBC_01478 genomic stretch:
- a CDS encoding DUF3492 domain-containing protein has translation MRIGLLTEGGYPYVSGDARLWCDRLVRGLGQHEFDVYALSRSERQENEGRLELPPQVSRVRTAPLWTAEDDGVTLGRRARRRFGECYEELVAVLCAGDAQGMASVSMPVPLPVSAVSGSAPSESAISESAVSQSAVSESVLSESAVPDAAVLRPAGFARLTESSEPLPAGPSVLPEVPSADLADRFANALYGLAELARDEGGLVGALRSERAVRALERACRAPGALRTAREARVPELLTVAAHLERALRPLSLDWYEDDALGSVDLCHATAGGTAALPGLLARHFAGVPLLVTEYGVQLRTHYLASADAPPAVRALLAAFHGRLAAEIYRRAALITPGNSHTRRWQERCGADRTKLRTVHPGMEASRFAEVGEAPDGADPDTLVWVGRIEPAKDLISLLHAFAEIRKEEPKARLRIVGAPSGAEGAAYLGHCRALAAQLFPDEAEGVHAVGDNPVAFEEIGGPEAPTLAEAYAAGTVIVLSSVVEGFPLSLVEAMFCGRATVSTDVGAVVEVIGGTGLVVPPRNPRALAEACVSLLRDPERRERLGAAARARALELFTVEQNIAAFHGIYLEIVSHSPVHRVVLNEAGEPLPFAAPAESHVPGRWTGPMARVVARGGPTWATGTPVRATPPLPTTEAAR, from the coding sequence GTGCGCATAGGACTGCTTACGGAGGGTGGCTATCCGTATGTGAGCGGTGACGCCAGACTCTGGTGCGACCGGCTCGTACGCGGGCTCGGGCAGCACGAGTTCGACGTCTACGCGCTCAGCCGCAGCGAGCGTCAGGAGAACGAGGGCCGGCTTGAACTGCCGCCGCAGGTGAGCCGGGTGCGTACCGCGCCGCTGTGGACCGCCGAGGACGACGGGGTGACCCTCGGGCGCCGCGCACGCCGGCGCTTCGGCGAGTGCTACGAGGAGTTGGTGGCGGTGCTGTGCGCGGGGGACGCGCAGGGGATGGCGTCGGTGTCGATGCCCGTCCCGCTGCCGGTGTCTGCCGTGTCGGGGTCGGCCCCGTCTGAGTCGGCCATCTCTGAATCTGCCGTCTCCCAATCTGCTGTGTCTGAGTCGGTCCTGTCCGAGTCGGCCGTGCCGGACGCGGCTGTGTTGCGGCCGGCCGGTTTCGCGAGGCTCACGGAATCCTCGGAGCCCTTGCCCGCAGGGCCTTCTGTGCTCCCGGAGGTGCCCTCCGCCGATCTGGCGGACCGTTTCGCCAACGCGCTGTACGGGCTCGCCGAACTCGCCCGCGACGAGGGCGGACTCGTAGGCGCGCTGCGCTCCGAACGCGCCGTTCGTGCGCTGGAACGCGCTTGTCGTGCGCCCGGCGCACTCCGTACGGCACGCGAGGCGCGCGTACCCGAACTCCTCACCGTCGCCGCGCACTTGGAACGCGCCCTGCGCCCCCTATCGCTCGACTGGTACGAGGACGACGCCCTCGGTTCCGTGGACCTCTGCCACGCGACGGCCGGCGGCACCGCGGCCCTGCCCGGGCTGCTCGCCCGGCACTTCGCCGGCGTACCGCTGCTGGTGACCGAGTACGGCGTGCAGTTGCGGACGCACTACCTCGCCTCCGCGGACGCGCCGCCCGCCGTACGGGCCCTGCTCGCCGCCTTCCACGGCAGGCTGGCCGCCGAGATCTACCGGCGGGCCGCGCTGATCACACCCGGCAACAGCCACACCCGCCGCTGGCAGGAACGCTGCGGCGCCGACCGTACGAAGCTCCGCACGGTCCACCCCGGAATGGAGGCGTCCCGCTTCGCCGAGGTGGGCGAGGCGCCCGACGGCGCGGACCCGGACACGCTGGTGTGGGTCGGCCGTATCGAACCGGCGAAGGACCTGATCTCCCTGCTGCACGCCTTCGCGGAGATCCGCAAGGAGGAGCCCAAGGCGCGCCTGCGGATCGTCGGCGCGCCGTCCGGTGCCGAGGGCGCGGCCTACCTGGGGCACTGCCGGGCGCTCGCCGCGCAGCTCTTTCCCGACGAGGCCGAGGGTGTGCACGCGGTCGGCGACAACCCGGTGGCCTTCGAGGAGATCGGCGGCCCGGAGGCCCCCACGCTCGCCGAGGCGTACGCGGCCGGCACGGTGATCGTCCTGTCCAGCGTCGTCGAGGGCTTCCCGCTCAGCCTCGTCGAGGCCATGTTCTGCGGCCGGGCGACCGTGTCCACGGACGTCGGCGCGGTGGTCGAGGTCATCGGCGGTACGGGACTCGTCGTGCCCCCGCGCAATCCGCGGGCGCTCGCCGAAGCGTGCGTGAGCCTGTTGCGCGACCCCGAGCGCCGTGAGCGCCTGGGCGCCGCCGCGCGCGCCCGCGCACTCGAACTGTTCACCGTCGAGCAGAACATCGCGGCATTTCACGGCATTTACCTGGAGATCGTCTCGCACTCCCCGGTACACCGGGTCGTCCTGAACGAGGCAGGCGAACCCCTCCCCTTCGCGGCCCCCGCCGAGTCCCACGTCCCCGGCCGCTGGACCGGCCCCATGGCCCGCGTCGTGGCCCGCGGCGGCCCCACCTGGGCGACGGGAACCCCGGTACGCGCCACACCTCCCTTGCCGACGACGGAGGCGGCGCGATGA